AACAGGGCCTCGGCAAGCGCGGCTGCGTTGGCGTCATTGTCCAGATAGACCGGCACATCCAGCACCGCCCGAAGCGGCGCGATGGGGTCGGGGCCGGCCCATGTCGCAGCCCCGCCATGGCCAGCCCTGCGGCGCAGGGGACCGAACGGGCCGGGTGCGACCACGCCGACTCCGGCCAGAGGAGCAGAAAGCGTTGACTGCAACAGATCCGTCTGGCGCAGAAGGGCGGGCAGAAGCGCCGCCGGAGCCGCATCCGCGACCGGGAACCTGCCCGAATCCCGCATCTCTCCGGCAAGGTCCATGACAACCCAATTGACCCGGTCCTGAGCGAGTTCATAGCCGATGGACATCGCCCCGGACGGATTGACGGCGTAGCGTGCGCCGGGCTTGCCGCGGCCCGAAATCTTGGGACCCAGCGTCGAGATCCAGCCATCGCTCGCCAGCGTATCGACCAGATTGCCGATGGTCTGCGGCGTGACGCCAAGCGCCGAGGCCAGTTCCCGGCGGCCTGTCGGGCCGCGCGCGCGCAGAATATCCATCAGCCGCCCGGCATTGCGCCCGCCACCGGGCCGGAGCCCTTTCTGCCAAGGGATGTTACGATGCTTGTCTGCGGGATCTGACACGGCACCTTGCTTCTGATTGCTTCCGCACCCGCCGTCCAGACTGCGGCCCATCCTCGAAAAAGACAAGCTTCTTTCATTATTATTGACATGACCGCCCGCGGCAGCGCAGCCTGCAATCATGGAGGCGCGGACGCTATTGGACGCGTAAGCCCGCCCAGATCCCAAGGGAGGACCAATGACCTATCGCATCATCGCAGCTGCCGCCCTCGCAGGCTCTACCGTCATTGCCGGCTCTGCCGGTGCCGTCGAGATCGAATACTGGCAATATGTCTATGACACTCGTGTCGAAGCCATGGACCAGCTGATCGCAAAGTTCCAGGAGGCCAATCCGGACATTACGGTCAAGCAGGTGACTTTCCCCTACGCCGATTATCAGACCCGCATCGTTGCGGCAAATATGGCGGGCCAGGCTCCGGACGTGATGCAGCTTTTCTATGGCTGGGCAGATCAGTTCATCGCGGGCGGGCTGATCCAGCCCTTGCCAGAGGATGCGTTCCCCCCCGCCGAGATTGAGGCAGAGTTCTTCCCGATCGTCAGCGCGATGCAGCGTGACGGGCAGTATTATGGCCTGCCTACCGCCGTGCGTTCACTGGCGCTGTTCTATAACAAGGCGCTGCTGCAAGAAGCCGGGGTCGAGCCTCCGACCACTCTGGAAGATCTTGTTGCCGTTGCCAAGGCCACCGCCAAGGCCGATGCGGGGGGCAATCTCGAGACCGTCGGGATCACCATGGACCCGGCCGGGCAGGACCATCACTGGTGGCGCGAGGTGCTTGACCGCCAAATGGGCGGCGCGCCCTATAACGAGGATTATACCCAGGTCACCTATGCCGATGAGGCCGGGGCCGAGGCGCTTGGCTATTATATCGGCCTTGCCCGCGACGAGAACGTCACCCAGCTTGGCTTCATGGATGAAGGGCAGGCGGCCTTCAAGGCAGGAAGGGCGGCGATGACCATCGACGGCACGTTCCGGCTGGGATCGTTCAGCGAGATCACCGATTTCGAATGGGCCGTTACAGAACTGCCGGCGAATGCCGAGGGCGAGCGGTCGAACTATGCCAGCTATTTCGCCAATGCCATCGGCGCCAAGACCGAAGGTGAGGAGCTGGAAGCCTCGATCAAGTTTCTGCAATATGTCAGCTCTCCCGAAGCGATGGAGATCTGGCTGGAGGTCGTCGGCGAATTGCCGGCCCGCCGCAGCGCCGCGCTGACCGATGAAAACCTCGCCAACGAAACCTATGCGCCCTTCCTGAAAGGTCTGGAATACGCGCATACCACACGTTTCGTGGATGAGGCCGCGCAGCGTCAGGTTGCCATCGACATGGTCAACCGGGTGATGCTGGAAGATCAGGCGATCCCGGATGCGCTTGCTCAGGCCGCCGAGGAAGAACAGAAGATCATCGACGACGCCGCAGATTGACGCGATCGTCCCGGATCGCCCGTTCCGGACCCGCGCCGGGATGGGCGGTGCTCTGACCGCGCAAGGATAACCCATGCCCACCGACACATCGCGGCCACGCAGGTCCATGTCACTGTCCCGGCGTCAGGCCATGTGGGCATGGGCATTTCTTGCTGTGCCGGTGCTGTTCTACGGGCTCATCCGCTTTTATCCGACGGCGCAGGCCTTCTGGCTGTCGCTGACCGATTGGGATCTGATGTCGGAGGCCGAGTTTATCGGCCTGGCCAATTATCAGGAAATGTTCGCCGATCCGGTTTTCTGGAAAGTGTTTGTGAACACCTTCCTATATCTGATCATCGGCACACCGATCAGCCTCGTGCTGTCCTTCATCATCGCCTATTATCTGGATAAGACACGGCTTTTGCACGGTTTCCTTCGGGCGCTTTACTTTGTGCCCTATATCACCACCGCCGCGGCCATGGCGTGGGTCTGGCGCTGGTTCTACCAGCCCGCGCCGACCGGGGTGATCAACGACATCCTGGGCAGCCTCGGCTTCGCGCAGGTCCAATTCCTGAAATCGACGACATGGGCACTGCCCTCGATCCTCGTGACGGCGGTCTGGGCCGGGCTGGGATTCCAGATTATCATCTTTGTGGCCGGTCTGAGGGCCATTCCCACCACCTATTACGAAGCCGCGCGCATCGACGGGCTGGGCGAGGGCGCGATCCTGCGGCGCATTACATTGCCCCTTTTGAAACCGACGATGGTGTTTCTGGTCGTGTTCAGCTCGATCGGTTTCCTGAGGATCTTCGATCAGGTCTACAACATGACCTCGAACGATCCGGGCGGACCGCTCAATTCGACCAAGCCTCTGGTGCTGCTGATCTATCAGACCGCGTTTTCATCGTATGAAATGGGCTATGCGGCGGCGCAGACAGTGGTGCTGTTCACCATCCTGCTCATCGTGTCGCTCCTGCAACTCTGGGTGATGAGAGACCGGGCATGAGCGAAGGCGGTCATTGGATGCACCGTGTGGACCCCGGCGCCGTATTGCGCTGGACGCTGCTGTTCCTTGGCGGGCTGATCATGATCGCGCCGCTGCTGTATATGTTTTCCAGCTCACTCAAGCCGGGATCAGACATCTATGACCTCCGGCTGATCCCGCAAACCGTCACGCTGGACAATTACCGCGCGGTTCTGTCCGACGGCCGGTTCATGCGGTGGTTTCTGAATTCGACGTTCATCGCGGTATGCGTGACGCTTTCAACCGTGTTTTTCGACAGTCTCGTCGGTTACACACTGGCGAAATTCCGGTTCCGAGGGCGGCAGCTTGTGTTTATCGCGATCCTGTCGACGCTGATGATCCCCACTGAGATGCTGGTCATCCCGTGGTATCTGCTCTCGGCGCAGTTCGGCTGGATCGACAGCTATTGGGGCATCATGTTCCCCGGCATGATGACCGGTTTCGGCACCTTCCTGATGAAGCAGTTTTTCGAAACCGTGCCGGACGATTTCCTTGAGGCCGCCCGCATCGACGGGCTGAACGAGTTCCAGATCTGGTGGCGCGTGGCAATGCCGCTTGTCACACCGGCGCTCTCGGCGCTGGCGATCTTTGCCTTCCTGGGCAACTGGACGGCGTTCTTCTGGCCGCTCATCGTGACCACCTCGCAAGAGCTGTATACGCTGCCGATAGGTCTTTCTTCCTTCGCGGTCGAGCAGGCGATCAGATGGGAAATGATCATGACCGGCGCGGCGCTGGCCACGATCCCGACACTGATCGTCTTCCTTTTGCTGCAACGCTATATCGTGCGCGGTGTCATGCTGGCCGGTCTGAAAGGCTGAGATGAGCGATTACGACCAATTCC
This genomic window from Paracoccus sediminicola contains:
- a CDS encoding ROK family transcriptional regulator — translated: MSDPADKHRNIPWQKGLRPGGGRNAGRLMDILRARGPTGRRELASALGVTPQTIGNLVDTLASDGWISTLGPKISGRGKPGARYAVNPSGAMSIGYELAQDRVNWVVMDLAGEMRDSGRFPVADAAPAALLPALLRQTDLLQSTLSAPLAGVGVVAPGPFGPLRRRAGHGGAATWAGPDPIAPLRAVLDVPVYLDNDANAAALAEALFGAGAQMSDFLTLYFGAGVGLGIVTGGRPLRGAFGNAGEIGLLRLNGADAPLDVVASAAALRDDAGPEAIAEWIARAAPPLVQVLTMLEDIFDPERIIVTGDLPDDAAEWLCDALLDGGVSVPGPIAGTAGPLTAATGAAALPLFDVLTARSDTHGRAMASS
- a CDS encoding extracellular solute-binding protein; the encoded protein is MTYRIIAAAALAGSTVIAGSAGAVEIEYWQYVYDTRVEAMDQLIAKFQEANPDITVKQVTFPYADYQTRIVAANMAGQAPDVMQLFYGWADQFIAGGLIQPLPEDAFPPAEIEAEFFPIVSAMQRDGQYYGLPTAVRSLALFYNKALLQEAGVEPPTTLEDLVAVAKATAKADAGGNLETVGITMDPAGQDHHWWREVLDRQMGGAPYNEDYTQVTYADEAGAEALGYYIGLARDENVTQLGFMDEGQAAFKAGRAAMTIDGTFRLGSFSEITDFEWAVTELPANAEGERSNYASYFANAIGAKTEGEELEASIKFLQYVSSPEAMEIWLEVVGELPARRSAALTDENLANETYAPFLKGLEYAHTTRFVDEAAQRQVAIDMVNRVMLEDQAIPDALAQAAEEEQKIIDDAAD
- a CDS encoding carbohydrate ABC transporter permease, yielding MSEGGHWMHRVDPGAVLRWTLLFLGGLIMIAPLLYMFSSSLKPGSDIYDLRLIPQTVTLDNYRAVLSDGRFMRWFLNSTFIAVCVTLSTVFFDSLVGYTLAKFRFRGRQLVFIAILSTLMIPTEMLVIPWYLLSAQFGWIDSYWGIMFPGMMTGFGTFLMKQFFETVPDDFLEAARIDGLNEFQIWWRVAMPLVTPALSALAIFAFLGNWTAFFWPLIVTTSQELYTLPIGLSSFAVEQAIRWEMIMTGAALATIPTLIVFLLLQRYIVRGVMLAGLKG
- a CDS encoding carbohydrate ABC transporter permease, yielding MSLSRRQAMWAWAFLAVPVLFYGLIRFYPTAQAFWLSLTDWDLMSEAEFIGLANYQEMFADPVFWKVFVNTFLYLIIGTPISLVLSFIIAYYLDKTRLLHGFLRALYFVPYITTAAAMAWVWRWFYQPAPTGVINDILGSLGFAQVQFLKSTTWALPSILVTAVWAGLGFQIIIFVAGLRAIPTTYYEAARIDGLGEGAILRRITLPLLKPTMVFLVVFSSIGFLRIFDQVYNMTSNDPGGPLNSTKPLVLLIYQTAFSSYEMGYAAAQTVVLFTILLIVSLLQLWVMRDRA